In the bacterium genome, AAAAGAAACGCCCCCGGCGGGGCCGGGGGCGTTCGCGTTGGCTGAGCCGCGCGGGGCGGCGTCAGTCGGCGGCGTACTTGGACATCACGCTCTCCACGACGCGGCGGGAGAGGGTGTGGTAGCGCGGGGCGACGGCGGCGAAGATCTCGCGCGCCATGGCCCGGGTGCGCGGGGTCGCGCCGAGCGCGGCGTAGAGCGGGCGGAGGTACTTCATCCGGCCGACCGTCGAGAGGACCGCGCGCACGCGCGGGAAGACCGGCTCGTAGTCGGACGCGGCGGCGATCGCCAGCCACTCGACGAGGATCTCGTAGTTGCCGCGCGCGGTGAGGTGGAACGCCTTGTCCAGCCAGTCGAGCTGGTTCGTCGGCAGCGGCCGCGGCAGGTTCTGCAGGTAGATCAGCAGCTCGTTCGGCGACCAGTGCGCGACCTCCTCCGGCGAGGGGCGCGTCCCCGCGTTCCACTCGGCGGCGAGCCGCTGCAGCTTCTCCAGCGACTCGGAGCGGAAGGTCGGCGCGTCGGCCGGCAGCCCCACGCCGTAGAGCCACGTCCGCGCGTCCACGCGCCCCGCCAGCCCCGGCGCCCGCTCCTCGAGGAACTCCAGGAACTGCTCGGTCGTGATCGAGGTGAAGCGGAACCGCTCGATGTAGGCGCGGAGGAAGCGGTCGAACTTCTCGCGGCCGAGCGCCTGCTCCAGCCGCGCGACGAAGCGCGCCCCCTTCTCGTACGGCACCTGGGAGTAGGAGTCGTCGGGGTCCACGCCGGTCAGCTCGCAGCGCAGCTTGGTCAGCGGCGAGTCGGCGCCGAAGCGCGCGATCGCCTCCTCCAGCGAGCGCTGGCCGATCGCCCAGCCGAGCGCGGCGACGTCCGGCCCGTGCAGCGCCTCGAGGATCCGCCGCTCCGCCCAGACCGTGAAGCCCTCGTTGAGCCAGAAGTGCTCGGCCGAGGCGTTGGTGATCAGGTTGCCGGTCCAAGAGTGGGCCAGCTCGTGGGCCACGACGTCCACCAGCGAGCGGTCGCCGGCGAGCAGCGTCGGCGTGAGGAACGTCAGGCGCGGGTTCTCCATCCCGCCGTAGGGGAACGACGGCGGCAGGACGAGCATGTCGTAGCGGTCCCAGTCGTACGGCCCGAACAGCTTCTCCGCCGTGTCGAGGATCGGCCCGATCTCGGCGAACTCCCAGGCCGCCGCGTCCACCGTCTCCGGCTCGGCCCAGACGCGCGAGCGCGGGTCGAGGTCGCGCGAGGCGAGGTTGCCGACGGCGAGCGCGAGCAGGTAGGGCGGGATCGGCTGCGGCATCTCGAACAGGTAGGTCGTCGTGCCGACGCGCGGGCCGTCCTTGCGCCCCGCCGTGCCGGCCGACATCACCGCGACGAGCGGGTCGGGGACCGTGATCTCGGCCGCGTAGGGGACGCGCGCGATCGGCGTGTCCTGCAGCGGGACCATCGTGCGGGCGTGGATCGACTGGCACTGGCTGAAGAGGAACGGATGGGCCTTGCCCGCCGTCTGCTCCGGCGCGAGCCACTGCAGGGCGATCGCCTGCGGCGAGGTCGTGTAGGCCACCGTGACCTCGCGCGTCCCGGCGGGGAGCGTCAGCCGCAGCCGCCGCCCGAGGATCGGCTCCTCCGGCGCGAGCTCGAACGGCGCCGGCCGGCCGTCTCCGGTCGTGACGCGCGCGATCTCCAGCCCCTTGGTGTCGAGGTCGAGCGGGCCGGAGACGGGGCTCTCGAACGTCAGCGTCGCCGCGCCGGCGAGGACGCGCCGCGCGAAATCGACGTCGAGGTGCAGCGCGAGGGCGGCCGCGCGCGGCTGCGCGGGGTCGTAGTACGAGTGCGGATCGGGGCGGTTCATCGGATCTCCTCCGTCAGCTCGGGGGCCAGGGCGTGGATGAAGTGGGCGGCGAGGCGGCGGTGCAGGTGGGTGCGCGCCGCCTGGCCCAGGATGCCGTGGGTCTTGTTGGGGTAGATCTGCAGGTCGTACGGCCGGCCGGCCTTGTAGAGCGCGTCCACGAAGGCGATCGTGTTCCCCCAGTGGACGTTGTCGTCGCCGCTGCCGTGGACGACGAGCAGCGCGCCGTCGAGCTTCGCCGCGGCGTTGACCGGCGACGAGTCGCGGTAGCCGTCGGGGTTGTCCTTCGGCAGCTTGAGGTAGCGCTCGGTGTAGGCCGAGTCGTAGAAGCGCCAGTCGGTGACCGGGGCCACGGCCGCGCCGGCCTTGAACACGCCGGGGGCGTGGGTCAGCGCGTAGCAGGTCATGTAGCCGCCGTACGACCAGCCCCAGATGCCGACGCGCGCCGGATCGACGAACGGCTGCGCCTTGAGCCAGGCGACGCCGGCGAGCTGGTCCTCGAGCTCCGCCTTGCCGAGGCGGCCGAGGATCGCGCGCTCGAAGTCGCGGCCGCGGCCGAACGAGCCGCGGTTGTCCACCGAGAAGACGACGAAGCCGCGCTCGGCGAGGTACTGGTGGAAGAGGGCGTAGCGGCCGCCCCACGCGTCCTGCACGACCTGCGCGTGCGGCCCGCCGTAGACGTAGACGAGCGCGGGGTGCTTCTTCGCCGGGTCGAAGTCGGGGGGCAGGAGCAGCGAGGCCTCGAGCTTGGAGCCGGCGGGGCCGTCGATCTCGAGGAAGCGGACTTCGCCGCGCGCGAAGTCGGCGACCGGCGGGCGGTCGTTGGCGACGACGGGGCGCAGGCGCGCGCCGTCGGGGCCGAGGATCCAGAGCGACCACGGGCGGTCGGCGGCGGAGGCGCGGTCGAGGAAGAGGCCGCCGCGCGGCGCGGCGACGACGACGTGCGTGCCGCGCTCGGCGGTCAGGCGGCGCGGCGCGCCCCCCTCGAGCGGCGCGCGGAAGAGCTGCCGCTCGCGCACGGTCGGCGCGTTGGCGACGTAGACGACGCCGTCGGGGCCGGCGGAGAGGAGCGCGGTGACCTCGAACGGGCCGGCGACGAGCGGGCGCAGCTCGCGGCCGTCGGCGGCGTGGAGGTAGAGCGCGCGGCGGCCGCCCTTCTCCGACGACCAGACGAAGCGGCCGTCGGGGAGGAAGAGCGGCTCCCCCTCGAGGTTGATCCACGCCTTGTCCTCTTCGACGAGGATCTCCTTGGCGCGCCCCTCGACGAGGACGTTGAGCGCGAGGCGGGTCTGCGGGCGGTCGAGCGACTCGAACCAGACGCGGCCGTCGGGGGTCCAGCCGAGGCGCGGCAGGTAGGCGTCCGGCGCCAGCGCGACGCGCGTCTCGGCGGCGGGGAGGCCGTCGGGGAGGCGCACGACGCGCAGCGAGGCCTGCGGGCTCGGGTCGCCCGGCTTGGGGTAGAGCTGGTTCTCGGTCGGCGGCTGGAGCGCGGTCCAGTCGGTGATCGGGTAGCGCGGGACGCCCCTCTCGTCGAGCGAGAGGAGGGCGATCGCGCGGCCGTCGGGGGACCAGACGAAGGCGCGCGTGTCGGCGTCGGCCAGCTCCTCGCGGTAGACCCAGTCGAGGACGCCGTTGTACCGCTCCGGGCCGCCGTCGAAGGTCAGGCGCGTTTCGGCGCCGGTCGCGACGTCCGCGACGTAGAGGTCGTGGTCGCGGACGAAGGCGACGCGGCGGCCGTCGGGGGAGAACTGCGGGTCCTCGTCCGACGATGGGCTGTTGGTCAGGCGGCGCAGCGCGCCGCTCTT is a window encoding:
- a CDS encoding S9 family peptidase yields the protein MRSPWASAVILGAALAPLLFPAPLARAEARPKLTIERIFAEPALDGTLPTGPQWLPDGKRLSFVERDGQGEAATTTLVLLDAETGARADLAVEQRLPAFPAAKPGLPDERVRVADPVWAPDASAALLSSGRSLFLLDAKSGALRRLTNSPSSDEDPQFSPDGRRVAFVRDHDLYVADVATGAETRLTFDGGPERYNGVLDWVYREELADADTRAFVWSPDGRAIALLSLDERGVPRYPITDWTALQPPTENQLYPKPGDPSPQASLRVVRLPDGLPAAETRVALAPDAYLPRLGWTPDGRVWFESLDRPQTRLALNVLVEGRAKEILVEEDKAWINLEGEPLFLPDGRFVWSSEKGGRRALYLHAADGRELRPLVAGPFEVTALLSAGPDGVVYVANAPTVRERQLFRAPLEGGAPRRLTAERGTHVVVAAPRGGLFLDRASAADRPWSLWILGPDGARLRPVVANDRPPVADFARGEVRFLEIDGPAGSKLEASLLLPPDFDPAKKHPALVYVYGGPHAQVVQDAWGGRYALFHQYLAERGFVVFSVDNRGSFGRGRDFERAILGRLGKAELEDQLAGVAWLKAQPFVDPARVGIWGWSYGGYMTCYALTHAPGVFKAGAAVAPVTDWRFYDSAYTERYLKLPKDNPDGYRDSSPVNAAAKLDGALLVVHGSGDDNVHWGNTIAFVDALYKAGRPYDLQIYPNKTHGILGQAARTHLHRRLAAHFIHALAPELTEEIR
- a CDS encoding M1 family metallopeptidase is translated as MNRPDPHSYYDPAQPRAAALALHLDVDFARRVLAGAATLTFESPVSGPLDLDTKGLEIARVTTGDGRPAPFELAPEEPILGRRLRLTLPAGTREVTVAYTTSPQAIALQWLAPEQTAGKAHPFLFSQCQSIHARTMVPLQDTPIARVPYAAEITVPDPLVAVMSAGTAGRKDGPRVGTTTYLFEMPQPIPPYLLALAVGNLASRDLDPRSRVWAEPETVDAAAWEFAEIGPILDTAEKLFGPYDWDRYDMLVLPPSFPYGGMENPRLTFLTPTLLAGDRSLVDVVAHELAHSWTGNLITNASAEHFWLNEGFTVWAERRILEALHGPDVAALGWAIGQRSLEEAIARFGADSPLTKLRCELTGVDPDDSYSQVPYEKGARFVARLEQALGREKFDRFLRAYIERFRFTSITTEQFLEFLEERAPGLAGRVDARTWLYGVGLPADAPTFRSESLEKLQRLAAEWNAGTRPSPEEVAHWSPNELLIYLQNLPRPLPTNQLDWLDKAFHLTARGNYEILVEWLAIAAASDYEPVFPRVRAVLSTVGRMKYLRPLYAALGATPRTRAMAREIFAAVAPRYHTLSRRVVESVMSKYAAD